The following coding sequences lie in one Rutidosis leptorrhynchoides isolate AG116_Rl617_1_P2 chromosome 4, CSIRO_AGI_Rlap_v1, whole genome shotgun sequence genomic window:
- the LOC139839648 gene encoding AT-hook motif nuclear-localized protein 5-like — MDGREGIPSFYLNKGFHGSGSNTGSGNPGGGFSALPPGFKTQMNPNLSSHSHTNVRAVSSMGPPFQLEHSPSPAGFPHGFNMDGGGSGGGSDDRGGGVVSIPTPGSGNESVVKKRRGRPRKYAPEGSHMALGLKPASSVASPDPNTPTPEKKRGRPPGSGRKQQLANVGEWMHNSAGSAVTPHIIHISIGEDVAEKILSFAQQRQRALCILSGNGSVSAVTLRQFSSSGGTVTYEGRFEILCISGSYLLAESGSPRNRTGSLSVSVCSSDGQVIGGAIGGKLIASTLIQVVVLSFLYGGGGDYYKPKEIELPSGDEKSPGVQLN; from the exons ATGGATGGAAGGGAAGGAATTCCATCCTTTTATCTCAATAAAGGGTTTCATGGGTCAGGGTCGAATACAGGGTCGGGTAATCCAGGTGGTGGTTTCAGTGCCCTGCCACCTGGTTTCAAGACTCAAATGAACCCTAATTTATCTTCACATAGCCATACTAATGTGAGGGCAGTTTCATCAATGGGCCCACCATTTCAATTGGAACACAGCCCATCACCTGCTGGTTTCCCTCATGGATTTAATATGGATGGCGGTGGTAGTGGCGGTGGGAGTGATGATCGCGGTGGCGGTGTGGTGTCTATTCCCACCCCTGGAAGTGGTAATGAGAGTGTTGTAAAGAAAAGAAGAGGGAGACCTAGAAAATATGCTCCTGAGGGGTCTCACATGGCGTTGGGACTAAAACCTGCATCATCGGTTGCATCGCCTGATCCAAATACTCCGACTCCGGAAAAAAAGAGAGGGAGGCCTCCTGGTAGTGGACGGAAGCAACAGCTTGCTAATGTTG GTGAATGGATGCATAATTCAGCAGGATCGGCTGTCACACCTCATATAATCCATATTTCTATTGGAGAG GATGTTGCAGAAAAGATATTATCTTTTGCGCAACAGAGGCAAAGGGCTTTGTGCATCTTGTCAGGCAATGGTAGTGTTTCTGCTGTGACGTTACGTCAATTTTCGTCTTCTGGTGGTACCGTGACTTATGAG GGTCGTTTTGAGATACTCTGCATATCGGGTTCTTATCTGCTTGCTGAAAGTGGAAGCCCCCGCAACCGAACTGGCAGTCTTAGTGTGTCTGTATGTAGTTCTGATGGTCAAGTTATAGGTGGTGCCATTGGCGGTAAACTTATCGCCTCCACCCTAATACAG GTGGTGGTTTTAAGTTTCTTGTATGGTGGTGGTGGAGATTATTATAAGCCAAAGGAAATTGAGCTACCTTCGGGAGACGAAAAGAGTCCTGGAGTTCAATTAAACTAG
- the LOC139840676 gene encoding kiwellin-1-like — MTKPNQSNLLALIALLSISCLATIIEAQVCSPSRRLKGKKPPGGHCYHNEAECCKEEKFYETYRCSPPVSRRTQAILTLNSFEKGGDGGWASQCDEKFHSDKSKVVALSTGWYNNGKRCLKFITIYGNGRSVQAKVVDQCDSTMGCDDEHAYQPPCRNDIVDASHAVWEALGVPRKDRGWMKVTWSD; from the coding sequence ATGACAAAACCAAACCAATCAAATCTTCTAGCCCTCATCGCGCTCCTTTCGATCTCTTGTCTAGCTACAATTATCGAAGCACAAGTTTGCAGCCCGAGCAGGCGCCTTAAGGGTAAGAAACCACCAGGAGGCCACTGTTACCATAACGAGGCCGAATGCTGCAAAGAAGAGAAATTTTACGAAACATACCGCTGCTCACCACCCGTATCACGAAGAACGCAAGCTATCCTAACACTAAACAGCTTCGAAAAGGGTGGTGATGGCGGGTGGGCGTCACAATGTGACGAGAAATTTCATTCTGATAAGAGTAAAGTTGTGGCATTATCGACTGGTTGGTATAATAATGGGAAAAGGTGTCTTAAGTTTATTACGATTTATGGTAACGGTAGGAGCGTGCAAGCTAAGGTGGTCGATCAGTGTGATTCGACGATGGGGTGTGATGATGAGCATGCTTATCAACCGCCGTGCAGGAATGATATTGTGGATGCATCGCATGCGGTTTGGGAGGCGCTCGGTGTACCGAGAAAGGACCGTGGTTGGATGAAGGTTACTTGGTCTGACTAA
- the LOC139840674 gene encoding RNA-binding NOB1-like protein, with product MESPNPVPTTCWSNIVKQPPPPENPNNHHHDQSQSAAALVGSCKSTKGIAVAVIDANAIIQGGEQLHHAADKFVSVTDVIREIRDPTSRHRLNFLPFTVDNMEPSPESLDKVISFAKATGDLQTLSDVDLKLIALTHTLESQIHGTSHLRDAPPPIRTVNVKRLPEKELPGWGSNVPNLAQWEALEHAVGDGSGPESRILPLKDLNMNVIPGDKDQINEDAASADGSEQQYGDDGVVGRPKKYLPKKKEVVIEGKKMVAEGIDASQGQVDDNADDWLPAVSRSTHRRFLRRKARREMSEAASVKDDQNDANSQIDDASLPDLIHEDELSVKEKTETDGHDGGEDLSITLDNMRLNEESVKPCEDGELDETKNVIERFEQLDMNSETNESIDASFVDDESSEQSWMIRSLSESSVACVTGDFAMQNVILQMGLRLVAPGGMQIRELHRWVLKCHACFKVTMEVGKIFCPSCGNGGTLRKVAVTVGENGATIASRRPRISLRGTKFSLPLPQGGRNAITKNPILREDQLPQKFLHPKSKKKNKEVDDIFATNELFTHHTDKRAPLQPPVRKALAVFSGKRNPNDNHYSRAMH from the exons ATGGAGTCACCAAATCCAGTTCCAACTACATGCTGGAGCAACATAGTAAAACAACCACCGCCACCTGAAAACCCTAATAATCACCACCATGATCAATCACAATCAGCCGCAGCTCTCGTCGGCAGCTGCAAATCCACCAAAGGCATTGCCGTCGCCGTTATCGATGCAAACGCAATTATACAAGGCGGTGAACAGTTGCACCACGCCGCCGATAAATTCGTCTCCGTTACTGATGTTATTCGTGAAATACGAGATCCTACTTCGCGCCACCGCCTCAATTTCCTTCCGTTCACCGTTGATAACATGGAACCCTCACCTGAATCACTCGATAAAG TTATTAGCTTTGCGAAGGCAACCGGAGATTTACAAACATTATCAGATGTTGATCTTAAGCTAATTGCTTTGACTCATACATTGGAGTCTCAGATTCATGGAACTAGCCATCTTCGAGATGCGCCTCCACCGATTCGCACCGTAAATGTAAAACGGCTTCCCGAGAAAGAGTTACCGGGTTGGGGGTCCAATGTTCCTAACTTAGCCCAATGGGAAGCATTAGAACATGCAGTTGGGGATGGTTCAGGACCCGAGTCAAGaattcttccattgaaagatttaAACATGAATGTTATTCCTGGCGATAAGGATCAGATTAATGAAGATGCTGCATCAGCAGATGGGTCTGAACAACAATATGGTGATGATGGTGTTGTTGGAAGACCTAAAAAGTATTTACCTAAAAAGAAAGAAGTTGTTATTGAAGGGAAAAAGATGGTTGCAGAGGGAATTGATGCATCACAGGGGCAAGTTGATGATAATGCAGATGATTGGCTCCCTGCTGTTAGTCGAAGCACTCATAGGAGGTTTTTAAGGAGGAAGGCTAGACGTGAAATGTCCGAGGCAGCATCTGTAAAAGATGATCAGAATGATGCAAACTCGCAGATTGATGATGCAAGTTTACCGGATTTGATCCATGAAGATGAGTTAAGTGTTAAAGAAAAGACTGAAACTGATGGACACGATGGTGGTGAAGATCTTTCAATAACATTGGATAATATGAGGCTCAATGAAGAATCAGTAAAGCCTTGTGAAGATGGTGAATTAGATGAGACCAAAAATGTGATTGAGCGGTTTGAACAGTTGGACATGAACAGTGAGACCAATGAAAGTATTGATGCATCATTTGTAGATGATGAAAGCAGTGAGCAGAGTTGGATGATAAGGTCACTTTCAGAGTCGAGTGTTGCTTGTGTTACTGGTGATTTTGCAATGCAGAATGTTATTCTGCAGATGGGTTTACGGCTAGTGGCACCAGGAGGAATGCAGATACGCGAGTTGCACAG GTGGGTATTGAAATGTCATGCTTGCTTTAAGGTGACAATGGAGGTCGGTAAGATATTTTGTCCAAGTTGTGGGAATGGAGGTACTTTACGGAAAGTAGCTGTAACTGTTGGTGAAAATGGAGCTACGATAGCATCTCGTAGACCACGTATATCGTTGCGCGGCACTAAG TTTTCATTGCCTCTCCCGCAAGGAGGAAGAAATGCTATAACCAAGAACCCTATTTTGCGCGAAGATCAACTTCCACAAAAATTTCTGCATCCCAAATCAAAAAAGAAGAATAAAGAG GTGGATGACATCTTTGCGACAAATGAATTGTTTACTCACCATACAGACAAGAGGGCTCCTCTGCAACCACCTGTAAGGAAAGCCCTTGCAGTTTTTAGTGGCAAAAGGAACCCAAATGACAATCACTATTCTCGTGCTATGCATTAG
- the LOC139843425 gene encoding tetraspanin-10-like: MSTGVSNFVIRWINFLTMLVAVGVIGFGVWISTDHDGCRKSLTLPVLGLGGIIFLISIIGFMGALKNNSILLWMYLIMLCLILLGILVFTVLAFIITNPGSGHNVRGLRFKEYQLQDYSTWFLKELNNTHNWKHLRGCLVKADDCSDLSRRYKTLKQYKSAKLTPIEAGCCRPPFQCGYPAVNASYYDLSFHPVSSNKDCKIYKNSKSTKCYNCDSCKAGVAEYMKNEWRAVAIFNVVLFVVLSVIYFVGCCARRNAASSRLKS; encoded by the exons ATGAGCACTGGAGTAAGCAATTTTGTAATCAGATGGATTAATTTTCTGACCATG TTGGTAGCTGTAGGTGTAATCGGTTTTGGCGTGTGGATTAGCACTGATCATGATGGTTGTCGAAAATCGCTCACTCTACCAGTTTTGGGCCTTGGTGGTATAATATTTTTAAT CTCTATTATCGGGTTTATGGGAGCGTTAAAGAACAATTCAATATTATTATGGATG TACTTGATAATGCTTTGCCTGATTTTGTTGGGAATCCTTGTGTTTACCGTATTGGC GTTTATTATAACTAATCCTGGTTCTGGTCATAATGTTCGGGGTTTAAG ATTCAAGGAGTATCAACTTCAAGATTACAGCACATGGTTTCTAAAAGAA ttgaacaatacccataactggAAGCACCTTCGAGGTTGTCTTGTTAAAGCTGATGATTGCAGTGACCTATCAAGAAGATACAAG ACTCTGAAACAATACAAATCAGCAAAATTAACTCCCATAGAAGCCGGTTGTTGCAGACCACCATTTCA GTGTGGTTATCCTGCAGTGAATGCATCTTACTATGACCTAAGCTTCCATCCAGTAAGTTCTAATAAAGATTGCAAGATTTACAAGAATTCAAAATCCACAAAATGCTACAACTGTGATTCTTGCAA GGCTGGAGTAGCAGAGTACATGAAAAACGAATGGCGTGCAGTCGCTATCTTTAACGTAGTATTGTTTGTTGTGTTG TCTGTGATCTATTTTGTGGGATGCTGCGCAAGAAGGAATGCTGCAAGTAGCCGCTTGAAATCCTGA
- the LOC139839735 gene encoding LIM domain-containing protein WLIM2a-like, with amino-acid sequence MAFTGTLEKCKVCEKTVYFLEMISADGINYHQTCFKCSQCNGKLTISTYSSLEGVLFCKPHFEQKFKERGGLPKVTPAKPQEPGKAPSKLAALFSGTQDKCAVCKKTVYPLEKVTVEGEFYHKGCFRCTQGGCFLTPSNYAALDGNLFCKPHFSQLFKEKGSYNHLKQAATIKKAGGAPTEEPSADNQEQSTEKEESSTTEETTRDEEAED; translated from the exons ATGGCGTTTACAGGAACTTTAGAAAAATGCAAGGTTTGTGAAAAGACTGTTTATTTTCTTGAAATGATATCCGCTGATGGAATTAACTATCATCAAACATGCTTCAAATGCAGCCAATGTAACGGCAAGCTTACG ATAAGCACTTATTCTTCATTAGAAGGAGTATTGTTTTGCAAGCCTCATTTTGAACAAAAGTTCAAGGAGAGAGGAGGTCTCCCTAAAGTCACAC CTGCCAAACCACAAGAACCG GGGAAAGCCCCTAGTAAATTAGCTGCTTTGTTTTCTGGGACCCAAGATAAATGTGCAGTTTGTAAAAAAACTGTGTATCCTTTAGAAAAG GTTACCGTCGAAGGAGAGTTTTACCATAAAGGGTGTTTTCGATGCACTCAAGGAGGTTGCTTTCTTACGCCATCTAACTACGCAGCTTTAGATGGAAACTTATTTTGTAAGCCACATTTCTCCCAACTTTTTAAGGAGAAAGGTAGTTATAATCATCTTAAACAAGCTGCCACCATAAAGAAAGCCGGTGGAGCACCTACTGAAGAACCATCAGCTGACAATCAAGAACAATCAACGGAAAAAGAAGAATCATCTACTACAGAAGAGACAACTCGCGATGAAGAAGCAGAAGACTAG